Genomic window (Sediminispirochaeta smaragdinae DSM 11293):
CGGAGCCATCAGAGACGCCGAAGAGAAAGAGTGACCGAACCGGAAAAGGACTTTCCGGGAAGAAGCGTCAGCGCTCCCATGTCGTCCCGGTTGAAGCCATCGGTAACATTAGAAAGGGGCTCCAGGGCCACGGCAGAACGGTCGGGAGGGGTGAATAATTGAAAAAAGGAAAAGGCACCTTGCGTGTTCATAGCCAGCGATACGGTATCGGACGACAGTTCTACGGTACGCCCGCTTTCGCCCTTCTCTTTTTCTATGGGATAGGCGATATCGTATACCCCCTTGCCGAGAGGCCGGCTGCGTCGAAAATCATAGAAGCCGGCAGAGGCTTTCCCCTCCTCCACCGGGACGAGGCGGCCGGTCGGCATGAGATCCTCTCTAACCTCCACGTAATGCTCGCAGGGGATGGAGATCTTCATATCATCGGCAGCAAGACCCGGAAGATGGAAATAGGGATGCCAGCCGAAACCGACAGGAGCCGGGCCTTCGCCCCGGTTGACGGCACGGAAGGCAATGGAAGCGGCAATCCCGCTTCCTGAACGAAAAAGTCGATAGCTTACCGAGAGAGCCAGACGGAAGGGATATCCCGCATCCTCACCTAAAAGCCAGCTGAGGTCGACCCGCCTGGCCGACGGACTTGTGCTTTTGGAGACAAGCCGG
Coding sequences:
- a CDS encoding aldose 1-epimerase, whose protein sequence is MTSCASAARPVILGLGGAEMELYPHLGGMVRRLSLVPGQGGNAVDLLAGDEEHELEENPWFRGRLLFPFCDRIPGGRYRFEGKEFCLPANQEDGSAIHGLLYKMPGRLVSKSTSPSARRVDLSWLLGEDAGYPFRLALSVSYRLFRSGSGIAASIAFRAVNRGEGPAPVGFGWHPYFHLPGLAADDMKISIPCEHYVEVREDLMPTGRLVPVEEGKASAGFYDFRRSRPLGKGVYDIAYPIEKEKGESGRTVELSSDTVSLAMNTQGAFSFFQLFTPPDRSAVALEPLSNVTDGFNRDDMGALTLLPGKSFSGSVTLSLRRL